The proteins below come from a single Cervus elaphus chromosome 4, mCerEla1.1, whole genome shotgun sequence genomic window:
- the OVOL3 gene encoding putative transcription factor ovo-like protein 3, producing MPRAFLVRSRRPQPPNWDHLPDQLRGDTYIPDCSNLGGPPAHQTSGLGDSWAATSQGTLTATPSSPGTLGCPLCPKAFPLQRMLTRHLKCHSPARRHVCHCCGKGFHDAFDLKRHMRTHTGIRPFRCGACGKAFTQRCSLEAHLAKVHGQPASYAYRERREKLHVCEDCGFTSSQPDAFARHRALHRTA from the exons ATGCCCCGTGCCTTTCTGGTCAGGAGTCGGCGTCCACAGCCACCCAACTGGGACCACCTGCCTGACCAGCTCCGGGGAGACACCTATATCCCAG ACTGCAGCAACCTGGGCGGGCCgccagcacaccagacttccggCCTTGGGGACTCTTGGGCAGCG ACCTCCCAGGGCACTCTGACTGCCACCCCTAGTAGCCCCGGGACCCTTGGCTGCCCGCTGTGCCCCAAGGCATTCCCGTTGCAGCGCATGCTAACCCGGCACCTCAAGTGCCACAGCCCTGCTCGCCGCCACGTATGCCACTGCTGTGGCAAGGGCTTCCATGACGCCTTCGACCTCAAGCGCCACATGAGGACACACACAG GGATCCGGCCGTTCCGCTGTGGAGCTTGTGGAAAAGCATTTACGCAGCGCTGCTCACTTGAAGCACACCTCGCCAAGGTGCACGGGCAGCCGGCCAGCTACGCTTACCGCGAGCGCCGTGAAAAGCTGCACGTGTGCGAGGACTGCGGCTTCACCAGCTCGCAGCCCGACGCCTTCGCGCGGCACCGCGCTCTCCACCGCACTGCCTAG
- the POLR2I gene encoding DNA-directed RNA polymerase II subunit RPB9, with product MEPDGTYEPGFVGIRFCQECNNMLYPKEDKENRILLYACRNCDYQQEADNSCIYVNKITHEVDELTQIIADVSQDPTLPRTEDHPCQKCGHKEAVFFQSHSARAEDAMRLYYVCTAPHCGHRWTE from the exons ATGGAACCCGACGGGACCTACGAGCCCGGCTTCGTGGGTATTCGATTCTGCCAGGAATG TAATAACATGCTTTACCCCAAGGAGGACAAGGAGAACCGCATTCTGCTCTACGCG TGCCGGAACTGTGATTACCAGCAGGAAGCCGACAACAGCTGCATCTACGTCAACAAAATCACGCACGAAGTGGA CGAGCTGACCCAGATCATCGCTGACGTGTCCCAGGACCCCACGTTGCCGCGAACCGAAGACCACCCGTGCCAAAA GTGCGGCCACAAGGAGGCGGTGTTCTTCCAGTCACACAGTGCTCGGGCCGAG GATGCCATGCGCCTTTACTATGTGTGCACGGCCCCTCATTGCGGCCATCGTTGGACCGAGTGA
- the TBCB gene encoding tubulin-folding cofactor B: MEVTGLSAPTVNVFISSSLNSFRSQKRYSRSLTVAEFKCKLQLIVGSPASCMELDLYGPDDKFYCKLDQDDALLGSYPVDDGCRIHVIDHSGARLGEYEDLSKVEKYEISQEAYEQRQNSIRSFLKRNKLGRFNEEERAQQEAENSQRLIEEEAQASTIPVGSRCEVRAPGQPPRRGTVMYVGLTDFKPGHWIGVRYDEPLGKNDGSVNGKRYFECQAKYGAFVKPSVVTVGDFPEEDYGLDEM; encoded by the exons ATGGAGGTGACGGGGTTGTCGGCGCCCACAGTGAACGTGTTCATCAGCAGCTCTCTCAACAGCTTTCGCTCCCAAAAGCGGTACAGTCGTAGCCTCACCGTAGCTGAGTTCAAG TGTAAACTACAGCTTATTGTGGGCAGCCCTGCTTCTTGCATGGAATTGGATCTGTATGGACCTGACGACAAGTTCTACTGCAAGCTGGATCAGGATGATGCGCTGCTGGGCTCCTACCCTGTAGACGACGGCTGTCGCATCCAT GTCATTGACCACAGTGGTGCCCGCCTTGGGGAGTATGAGGACTTGTCCAAGGTGGAGAAATACGAGATCTCACAAGAAGCCTATGAACAGAGGCAAA ACTCAATCCGCTCCTTCCTGAAACGCAACAAGCTAGGTCGATTCAATGAAGAAGAGCGGGCCCAGCAAGAGGCCGAGAACTCCCAGCGCCTTATTGAGGAAGAGGCCCAGGCCAGCACCATCCCTGTGGGCAGCCGCTGTGAGGTGCGGGCACCTGGGCAGCCCCCTCGCAGGGGCACCGTCATGTATGTAG GACTGACAGATTTCAAACCTGGCCACTGGATCGGCGTCCGCTATGATGAACCACTAGGGAAAAACGATGGCAG CGTGAATGGGAAGCGCTACTTTGAATGCCAGGCCAAGTACGGCGCCTTCGTCAAGCCATCAGTCGTGacagtgggggacttccctgaagaGGACTACGGTTTGGATGAGATGTGA